A portion of the Candidatus Binataceae bacterium genome contains these proteins:
- a CDS encoding TonB C-terminal domain-containing protein, whose product MKASRLLCVGASIALAALVSGCSSNNAPQPLPQADAHPHIVTDLSSLSSDTTEFQPKIHSSGLMAKVDDPGSAQVFQATPGLSREIGTDRTPAFETLLNGKAAQYANFSQTLMERVYAQLRILERTDEISILKLPTEIHPTVVTAIMDRNGKLKEIILEQHSGKTALDKMVIEACKKSLWYPNPPVGALSEGGDYRLTVQVHLENFASQDDRHWDFTTKIGLGIG is encoded by the coding sequence GTGAAAGCTTCGAGACTCTTATGCGTTGGCGCATCGATTGCGCTCGCTGCGCTGGTCAGCGGATGCAGCAGCAACAACGCGCCGCAGCCGCTGCCCCAAGCCGATGCCCATCCGCACATAGTAACCGATCTCAGCTCACTCTCCTCTGACACCACGGAATTCCAACCCAAGATTCATAGCTCGGGCTTGATGGCGAAGGTCGACGATCCCGGCAGCGCACAGGTCTTCCAGGCTACGCCGGGGCTCTCGCGCGAAATCGGCACCGATCGCACGCCGGCCTTCGAAACCCTGCTCAACGGCAAAGCCGCGCAGTACGCGAACTTCTCCCAGACCCTTATGGAACGCGTTTACGCGCAACTGCGAATCCTCGAGCGGACTGACGAGATCTCGATTCTCAAGCTCCCGACCGAGATCCATCCGACAGTCGTGACTGCGATCATGGATCGCAACGGCAAGCTCAAGGAAATCATCCTCGAGCAGCACTCCGGAAAAACCGCGCTCGACAAGATGGTGATCGAGGCCTGCAAGAAGTCGCTGTGGTATCCGAATCCTCCGGTCGGCGCGCTCAGCGAGGGCGGTGATTACCGCCTGACCGTGCAGGTGCATCTGGAGAACTTCGCCTCTCAGGATGACAGGCACTGGGATTTCACGACCAAGATCGGCCTCGGTATCGGATAG
- a CDS encoding helix-turn-helix transcriptional regulator: MGNIDTTITRGSGNIFQALGLANADVLQVKADLVHKIAVIIEKRRLTQVEAVRILGVSQPKISALLHGRVEGFSIERIMKYLAALDHDVSIVVKPKARVRPKIGISRSAVA, from the coding sequence ATGGGTAACATAGATACGACAATAACCCGAGGTAGCGGCAACATCTTTCAAGCTCTCGGGCTAGCCAACGCGGATGTACTGCAGGTTAAGGCAGATCTCGTTCACAAGATTGCCGTCATCATAGAGAAGCGACGGCTGACTCAGGTCGAGGCGGTGCGGATCCTCGGCGTCAGCCAGCCGAAAATTTCTGCGCTACTTCACGGTCGGGTCGAAGGCTTTTCAATCGAACGGATCATGAAATATCTGGCCGCGCTCGATCATGACGTGAGTATCGTCGTGAAACCGAAGGCGCGCGTTCGTCCCAAGATTGGAATTTCCAGGAGCGCTGTAGCCTGA
- a CDS encoding radical SAM protein yields the protein MDDTATPIRSKFIVELIKPSHYDDEGYVIQWWRGFIPSNSTSALYGLAMQARAANVLGENVEIELRATDETNTRVRPGKVIRRFARNGNRGLVMMVGVQTNQFARAMDIARELRAAGITVAIGGFHVSGCIAMLPGLTPELQEAIDLGITLFAGEAEDRLPDLLRAAFEKRLQPLYNFMNDLPALDGQPLPFLPIEYLKHNVGSIGCFDAGRGCPYSCSFCTIINVQGRKSRHRTADDVEQLMRAHYKQGVKRFFITDDNFARNKNWESILDRIIALRQNEHMPIKLIMQVDTLCHKIPRFVEKAAAAGCSRVFFGLESINPESLKGASKGQNRITEYRQMLQAWKRGRVITYAGYILGFPTDTPETIERDIAIIQRELPIDILEFFVLTPLPGSKDHQDLFRRGVWMDPDTNKYDAEHVCTAHPLMTKPQWEDIYARAWHLYYTQEHIETILRRAVAWGMSTGATASMINNFYGSYAFEHVHPLQSGLIRRKSRTQRRPGFARESRLAFTLRRAREVVSTYVPALMMLVRIERARRRIKKDPASKSYMDLALSPASDDLSSDNLELFQATEAARGAANQARDRLEKNRRAAALRAAAN from the coding sequence ATGGACGATACCGCTACACCCATACGCTCAAAGTTCATAGTTGAACTGATCAAGCCGTCGCACTACGACGATGAGGGCTATGTCATCCAGTGGTGGCGCGGCTTCATTCCTTCCAATTCGACCTCGGCGCTCTACGGACTTGCGATGCAAGCGCGCGCTGCGAACGTTCTCGGCGAGAATGTCGAAATCGAGTTGCGCGCGACCGACGAGACCAACACCAGGGTCCGTCCCGGCAAGGTCATCCGCCGCTTTGCGCGCAACGGCAATCGCGGGCTCGTGATGATGGTGGGCGTGCAGACCAACCAGTTCGCCCGCGCCATGGATATCGCGCGGGAGCTGCGCGCTGCTGGAATCACGGTCGCGATCGGCGGCTTTCACGTGAGCGGATGTATCGCGATGCTGCCCGGGCTCACGCCGGAACTGCAGGAGGCGATCGATCTCGGTATCACGCTATTCGCGGGCGAAGCCGAGGATCGCTTGCCGGACCTGCTGCGCGCCGCGTTCGAGAAGCGGCTCCAGCCGCTTTACAATTTCATGAACGATCTTCCGGCGCTTGACGGACAGCCGTTGCCGTTCTTGCCGATCGAATATCTCAAGCACAACGTCGGCAGTATTGGATGCTTCGATGCGGGCCGCGGATGCCCTTACAGTTGCAGCTTCTGCACGATCATCAACGTGCAGGGCCGCAAGTCACGCCATCGCACGGCCGACGACGTCGAGCAGCTGATGCGCGCGCACTACAAGCAGGGCGTAAAGCGCTTTTTCATCACCGACGACAATTTCGCCCGCAACAAGAACTGGGAGTCGATCCTCGATCGCATAATCGCGCTGCGCCAGAACGAGCACATGCCCATCAAGCTGATTATGCAGGTTGACACGCTGTGTCATAAGATTCCGCGCTTCGTCGAGAAGGCGGCGGCCGCTGGATGCAGCCGGGTCTTTTTCGGGCTCGAGAGTATCAATCCCGAGAGCCTCAAAGGTGCCTCGAAGGGCCAGAATCGGATCACCGAGTATCGCCAGATGCTCCAGGCGTGGAAACGCGGCCGGGTGATTACCTACGCCGGCTATATCCTCGGATTTCCGACCGACACGCCCGAGACGATCGAGCGCGACATCGCGATTATCCAGCGCGAACTGCCGATCGACATCCTGGAATTCTTCGTGCTCACGCCGCTGCCCGGATCGAAAGATCATCAGGATCTTTTCCGGCGCGGTGTGTGGATGGATCCGGATACCAACAAGTACGACGCCGAGCACGTCTGCACCGCGCATCCCCTGATGACCAAACCGCAGTGGGAGGATATCTACGCGCGCGCGTGGCATCTCTACTACACGCAGGAGCACATCGAGACGATCCTGCGCCGCGCCGTCGCGTGGGGGATGTCGACGGGCGCGACCGCTTCGATGATCAATAATTTCTACGGCAGCTATGCCTTCGAGCACGTGCATCCGCTGCAAAGTGGACTGATCCGGCGCAAAAGCCGGACCCAGCGGCGTCCGGGTTTCGCGCGCGAGAGTCGATTGGCATTCACGCTTCGCCGGGCACGCGAAGTTGTGAGCACGTATGTCCCCGCGCTGATGATGCTGGTGAGAATCGAGCGCGCGCGGCGGCGGATCAAGAAAGATCCTGCATCGAAGAGCTACATGGACCTGGCCTTGAGCCCGGCCAGTGACGATCTGAGCAGCGACAATCTGGAACTTTTCCAGGCGACCGAAGCCGCCCGCGGCGCCGCCAACCAGGCCCGCGACCGCCTCGAAAAAAACCGCCGCGCCGCCGCACTCCGCGCGGCCGCCAACTAA
- a CDS encoding chaperone modulator CbpM, with protein MARRTQSTIRRRTSRGEIVLLSRTVLCSVTGISERQLAVWEHEDLIAPARISDADGAAEPLYNRDALRRVRLIRTLAEELEVNLPGIGIILHLLDSRSR; from the coding sequence ATGGCGCGCCGCACTCAATCGACGATTAGACGACGCACCTCGCGCGGCGAGATCGTGCTCTTGAGCCGCACCGTGCTGTGCTCGGTGACCGGAATCAGCGAGCGCCAGCTCGCGGTCTGGGAGCATGAAGACCTGATCGCGCCCGCGCGGATAAGCGACGCAGATGGCGCCGCGGAACCACTCTACAACCGCGATGCGCTCAGGCGCGTCCGATTGATTCGCACGCTCGCGGAAGAGCTCGAGGTGAATCTCCCCGGCATCGGCATCATCCTGCATCTGCTGGACAGCCGCTCGCGCTGA
- the hisD gene encoding histidinol dehydrogenase has translation MKSRTAELKRFLQTLAERRSGTGAGVDSAVVRIIDEVRKHGDRALIDLTYELDGVKLTRETMRAAPVEMRSALNHLPLADRHALELAARRIAEFHRRTMEKSFVYRDRSGMRLGQIVQPLRRVGIYVPGGLGAYPSTVLMNAIPAKVAGVAEVVMVSPPSKDGDRQSVMAAAAIAGVDEFYRVGGAHAIAALAYGTDSIRPVDKIVGPGNSYVQAAKRMVYGVTDIDKMAGPSEVVVIADDSAHPDWVAADLIAQAEHGSGDESAVLLTPSESFAKAVADSIEKALKDLPRAHAVETVLAKRGAMIVVGDLTEAFDIANDIAPEHLELEVRNASRWLPRVKAAGAVFLGAMTPAPLGDYVAGPNHVLPTGGAARFASPLGAYDFLKRTSIIEASQGALVELAPAVAHLARMEGFEGHARAMELRNGGSPRKPARAKRSAHAKQA, from the coding sequence TTGAAGTCCCGGACCGCCGAACTCAAGCGGTTTTTGCAAACGCTTGCCGAACGGCGGTCGGGCACCGGCGCAGGAGTGGACAGCGCCGTCGTCCGAATTATCGATGAAGTCCGCAAGCACGGCGATCGTGCTTTGATCGACCTCACTTACGAGCTCGACGGTGTGAAGCTCACGCGCGAGACGATGCGCGCGGCGCCGGTCGAGATGCGCTCCGCGCTCAACCACCTGCCTCTCGCCGATCGCCATGCGCTCGAGCTCGCGGCCAGGCGCATCGCCGAGTTTCATCGCCGCACGATGGAGAAATCGTTCGTCTATCGCGATCGCAGCGGCATGCGCCTCGGGCAGATCGTACAGCCGCTGCGCCGGGTTGGAATCTACGTCCCCGGCGGTCTCGGCGCGTATCCCTCGACGGTGCTGATGAATGCGATTCCGGCCAAGGTCGCGGGCGTCGCCGAAGTCGTGATGGTGTCGCCGCCGTCGAAGGACGGCGACCGCCAGTCCGTGATGGCGGCCGCCGCGATCGCCGGCGTCGACGAGTTCTACCGCGTCGGCGGTGCGCATGCGATCGCGGCGCTCGCCTATGGCACGGATTCGATTCGCCCGGTGGACAAGATCGTCGGCCCTGGCAACTCATACGTGCAGGCTGCCAAACGCATGGTCTATGGCGTTACCGATATCGACAAGATGGCGGGGCCGAGCGAGGTCGTCGTGATTGCCGATGACAGCGCGCATCCGGACTGGGTCGCCGCCGATCTCATCGCGCAGGCTGAGCATGGCTCCGGCGACGAATCAGCCGTGCTGCTGACACCGTCCGAATCGTTCGCCAAGGCGGTTGCGGATTCGATCGAAAAGGCGCTCAAGGATCTGCCGCGCGCGCACGCGGTCGAGACCGTGCTCGCAAAACGTGGCGCGATGATCGTGGTCGGCGACCTGACCGAGGCATTCGATATCGCTAACGATATTGCGCCCGAGCACCTCGAGCTCGAGGTCCGCAACGCCTCGCGATGGCTGCCGCGGGTGAAGGCTGCGGGCGCGGTTTTTCTCGGTGCGATGACGCCTGCGCCCCTCGGCGACTACGTCGCAGGGCCCAATCACGTGCTCCCGACCGGCGGCGCGGCGCGCTTTGCCTCGCCCCTGGGTGCATACGATTTTCTCAAGCGAACCAGTATAATCGAGGCTTCGCAGGGCGCGCTCGTGGAACTCGCCCCCGCCGTGGCGCATCTGGCCCGGATGGAGGGATTTGAGGGCCACGCGCGTGCGATGGAGTTGCGCAACGGCGGCAGCCCTCGCAAACCGGCGCGCGCGAAGCGGAGCGCACATGCAAAGCAGGCGTAA
- a CDS encoding PfkB family carbohydrate kinase: MAEEKLDVAGCGSMVVDLFYRTPRIIQADEKILLRSHGAGAAMERTAIGGLVLNHLGWARVLGLSTGIFGKLGDDRNGEFLREAMDRFGIRHNLTFDGSASSFATVFVDKDGNRAIYMARGATGELAPDEIRRRHASFIRRAALVSTEVSQLPLRTVLAILLFARTHSIPTVLDLDVRPSDAIGTLGTRAELERALKLATYLKPAKAAARELINGNGRDPLKLAEAIRIRYGNRAVIITDGEKGCSIAAKDAAVQVPTFKVRQVDSTGAGDAFLGGVMTGLRLGLSWEKIGRLANASGAVCVTRLGAFPAGFELRDEIVRLYGEPLPLVHPRSEHSPRSKDAGSTAEVEEFFDAALAELATMRASLNLDAISRSVEVIRTALGRGGRVHVTGVGKPEHVARYAASLFCSVGTPTTFLHATETLHGSLGQVHPRDVVIAISNSGYTDELLSTATAIKDQGAQLIAITGNRESGLAQLADLVIHAPTAQEGGGLGLAPRISVLAQVFVLAGLSVALELAHGLTVEEYSRWHRAGALGEAARRLASDKPANKKLKSV; the protein is encoded by the coding sequence ATGGCTGAAGAAAAACTCGACGTAGCCGGATGCGGCAGCATGGTCGTGGACCTGTTTTACCGCACTCCACGTATCATCCAGGCCGACGAGAAAATCCTGCTGCGCTCGCATGGCGCGGGCGCTGCGATGGAGCGCACCGCCATCGGCGGCCTGGTGCTTAACCATCTAGGATGGGCGCGGGTGCTGGGACTATCCACCGGGATCTTCGGCAAACTCGGCGACGATCGCAACGGCGAGTTTCTGCGCGAGGCGATGGATCGCTTCGGTATCCGCCATAACCTCACCTTCGACGGCAGCGCCTCGTCGTTCGCGACCGTGTTCGTCGATAAGGACGGCAATCGCGCGATCTACATGGCACGCGGCGCGACCGGCGAGCTCGCGCCTGACGAGATTCGCCGCCGTCACGCGAGCTTCATCCGCCGCGCCGCGCTGGTATCGACGGAAGTATCGCAGCTCCCGCTGCGTACGGTGCTCGCGATCCTTCTCTTCGCCCGCACGCATTCGATTCCCACCGTCCTCGACCTCGACGTGCGACCCTCGGACGCGATCGGCACGCTCGGCACACGCGCCGAGCTCGAGCGCGCGCTCAAGCTCGCGACGTACCTGAAGCCCGCCAAGGCGGCGGCGCGCGAGTTGATCAACGGCAACGGCCGCGATCCGTTGAAGCTCGCCGAGGCGATTCGCATCCGCTACGGAAATCGCGCGGTGATAATCACGGATGGCGAAAAGGGATGCTCGATCGCAGCGAAGGACGCTGCCGTCCAAGTCCCCACCTTCAAGGTGCGGCAGGTCGATTCGACCGGGGCCGGCGATGCGTTCCTCGGCGGTGTGATGACGGGCCTCAGGCTCGGCCTTTCGTGGGAGAAGATCGGCCGCCTGGCCAACGCTTCCGGAGCCGTGTGTGTAACTCGACTCGGCGCGTTCCCGGCGGGCTTCGAACTGCGCGACGAGATCGTGAGGTTGTATGGCGAGCCGCTGCCGCTCGTGCATCCGCGCTCGGAGCACTCACCGCGCTCGAAGGACGCGGGCTCAACTGCCGAAGTGGAGGAGTTCTTCGACGCGGCATTGGCGGAGCTCGCGACGATGCGCGCGAGCCTCAACCTCGACGCCATCTCGCGCAGCGTCGAAGTTATCCGCACCGCGCTCGGCCGCGGCGGACGCGTTCATGTGACGGGAGTCGGCAAGCCCGAGCACGTCGCACGCTACGCGGCGAGCCTCTTCTGCTCGGTCGGCACCCCCACCACGTTTCTTCACGCGACGGAGACGCTGCACGGCAGCCTGGGCCAGGTGCATCCGCGCGACGTCGTGATCGCGATCTCGAACAGCGGCTATACCGATGAGCTGCTATCGACGGCCACCGCCATAAAGGATCAAGGCGCGCAACTGATCGCGATCACGGGCAATCGCGAATCGGGCCTCGCCCAATTAGCCGACCTGGTAATTCATGCCCCAACGGCTCAGGAAGGCGGTGGACTCGGACTCGCCCCCCGCATCAGCGTGCTGGCACAAGTGTTCGTCCTGGCAGGCCTGTCGGTCGCGCTCGAGCTCGCACACGGCCTGACCGTCGAAGAATACAGCCGATGGCATCGCGCCGGAGCGCTCGGCGAAGCGGCAAGACGCCTGGCTTCCGATAAACCAGCCAATAAGAAGCTGAAATCAGTCTGA
- the murA gene encoding UDP-N-acetylglucosamine 1-carboxyvinyltransferase, whose translation MIIHGGAPLRGTVRISGSKNATLPIMMASLLTAEPLKLRNVPRLRDVETSLGLLRGLGASAEWTGEHEVTLQAANITSHDAPYELVKTMRASFCVLGPLLARTGRARVSTPGGCAIGARPVNLHIAGMRALGARIQIRHGYVEAHVDHKLEGGRIWLDNPSVGATENIMMAAVLAHGHTTIENAAREPEVQELARALTAMGAHIRGSGTHVIEIEGGQKLHGAEHEIIADRIEAGSIMAAAAITGGEVEIPNAPTHQLEAVIVKLREAGVYVQANGDGVMVAREGKIKPVELRTLPYPGFPTDLQAQMMAVLTQAHGTSVITETIFENRFMHALELMRMGADILMKGPTAVVRGPAKLLGAPVMATDLRASMSLIVAALGAENTTEISRVYHLDRGYEALDKKLAALGAQIERVKEEV comes from the coding sequence ATGATCATTCACGGCGGGGCGCCGCTTCGCGGGACGGTGCGGATCAGCGGCAGCAAGAACGCGACGCTGCCGATCATGATGGCGTCCCTGCTCACCGCCGAGCCGCTCAAGCTGCGCAACGTGCCGCGGCTACGCGATGTCGAGACTTCGCTCGGCCTGCTTCGCGGCCTCGGCGCGTCTGCGGAGTGGACTGGCGAGCACGAGGTCACGCTCCAGGCCGCGAATATTACCTCTCACGATGCGCCCTACGAGTTGGTCAAGACGATGCGCGCGTCGTTCTGCGTGCTGGGGCCGCTACTCGCGCGGACCGGCAGAGCGCGCGTTTCGACTCCCGGAGGATGCGCGATCGGTGCGCGCCCGGTGAATCTTCATATCGCCGGGATGCGCGCGCTCGGCGCCCGTATCCAGATTCGCCACGGCTACGTCGAGGCGCACGTCGATCACAAGCTCGAAGGCGGCCGTATCTGGCTTGATAATCCCAGCGTCGGCGCGACCGAGAACATCATGATGGCGGCGGTGCTCGCCCATGGTCATACGACGATCGAGAACGCGGCCCGCGAGCCCGAAGTCCAGGAGCTCGCGCGCGCGCTGACCGCGATGGGCGCGCACATTCGCGGCTCGGGCACCCACGTCATCGAAATCGAAGGCGGACAGAAGCTTCACGGCGCCGAGCATGAGATCATCGCCGATCGAATCGAGGCCGGATCGATCATGGCCGCCGCCGCGATCACCGGCGGCGAGGTCGAAATCCCCAACGCGCCCACCCACCAGCTCGAAGCCGTGATCGTCAAGCTGCGCGAGGCCGGCGTTTATGTGCAGGCCAACGGCGATGGCGTCATGGTTGCCCGCGAGGGAAAGATCAAGCCCGTCGAATTGCGCACGCTCCCGTATCCGGGGTTTCCTACCGATCTGCAGGCGCAGATGATGGCCGTGCTGACGCAGGCGCACGGCACCTCGGTCATCACCGAAACGATTTTCGAAAACCGATTCATGCACGCGCTCGAGCTGATGCGGATGGGCGCCGATATCCTGATGAAAGGCCCGACCGCCGTCGTGCGCGGACCGGCGAAGCTGCTCGGCGCGCCCGTGATGGCGACCGACCTGCGCGCCAGCATGAGTCTTATCGTCGCGGCGCTCGGCGCCGAAAATACCACCGAAATCAGCAGGGTTTATCATCTCGATCGCGGCTACGAGGCGCTTGACAAAAAGCTAGCGGCGCTTGGAGCGCAGATCGAACGGGTCAAGGAAGAAGTATGA
- the prfA gene encoding peptide chain release factor 1: protein MEGFIDKLGAIEEHFADLERKLSDPATLGNQREYARLAKERSQLAQLAECSRDYRALMSEIAEHKSLLSGDDADLRELAKAELPELQTKQTALEEKLKVLLLPRDPNDDKNVILEIRAGTGGAEASLFAGELYRMYSRYAERQGWKVEALSLSDTGLGGIKEVIANISGRGAYSRLKFEGGVHRVQRVPETEGSGRIHTSAVTVAVMPEADDVEVNINEEKDLRIDVMRASGPGGQSVNTTDSAVRITHIPSGMVIICRDEKSQHKNKARALKILRARLLEKAQEEQNAKIAEQRRSMVGTGDRSERIRTYNFPQSRVTDHRVNLTIHQLDQVLDGALDQIIDALTNAEQAQAMSA from the coding sequence GTGGAAGGTTTCATCGACAAGCTGGGCGCGATCGAAGAGCACTTCGCCGATCTCGAACGTAAGCTCTCCGATCCGGCGACGCTCGGCAATCAGCGCGAGTATGCGCGCCTGGCCAAGGAGCGCTCGCAGCTAGCCCAGCTCGCGGAATGCTCCCGGGATTATCGCGCCTTGATGAGCGAAATCGCCGAGCACAAGTCGCTGCTCTCCGGCGATGACGCCGATTTGCGCGAGCTCGCCAAGGCCGAGCTGCCCGAGCTTCAGACCAAGCAGACCGCGCTCGAAGAGAAACTCAAGGTTCTGCTCCTGCCGCGTGATCCAAATGACGATAAGAACGTCATCCTCGAAATCCGCGCCGGCACCGGCGGTGCCGAGGCCTCGCTCTTCGCGGGCGAGCTCTATCGGATGTATTCGCGATACGCCGAGCGCCAGGGATGGAAGGTCGAGGCGCTAAGCCTCAGCGACACCGGCCTTGGCGGAATCAAGGAAGTGATCGCGAATATCAGCGGGCGCGGCGCCTACTCGCGGCTCAAGTTCGAAGGCGGAGTGCATCGCGTACAGCGCGTGCCCGAGACCGAGGGTTCGGGGCGCATCCACACATCGGCGGTGACGGTCGCGGTGATGCCCGAGGCCGACGACGTCGAAGTGAACATCAACGAGGAGAAGGATCTCCGCATCGACGTGATGCGTGCGTCGGGCCCCGGCGGTCAGAGCGTCAACACCACGGACTCCGCGGTGCGAATCACGCATATCCCGTCAGGTATGGTGATCATCTGCCGCGACGAGAAATCGCAGCACAAGAACAAGGCGCGCGCCCTCAAGATTCTGCGCGCGCGGCTCCTCGAAAAGGCCCAGGAAGAGCAGAACGCCAAGATCGCCGAGCAGCGCCGCTCGATGGTCGGGACGGGCGACCGCTCCGAGCGAATCCGCACCTACAATTTTCCGCAATCGCGCGTCACCGATCATCGCGTCAACCTGACGATTCATCAGCTCGACCAGGTTCTCGACGGCGCTCTCGATCAAATAATCGACGCCCTGACCAACGCCGAACAGGCGCAGGCGATGAGCGCCTGA
- the prmC gene encoding peptide chain release factor N(5)-glutamine methyltransferase, whose product MAADILAAAIHRLEAADIETARLDAEVLLAEAAQVSRVEILTGTLVVSSEALHKFDSMVTRRAAREPVAYIVGHKEFFSLDFEVTHAVLIPRPETEFLVSAALEAIAGKPGARVLDIGTGSGAIAIAIAVNAPGAIVTAADISAEALAIARRNARQHRVDDRMSCALADVYEALDNSEVLGTFDLIVSNPPYVSEKSLAQLAPEILIHEPRVALTDHSDGLQFYRRIAQGARSHMTDDAQLMVEAGAGQDHAIVEIFERAGLAPNGVINDLAGIPRVVIASNRRAFPNTPR is encoded by the coding sequence ATGGCGGCCGACATCCTCGCGGCGGCGATCCACCGGTTGGAAGCGGCTGATATCGAGACGGCACGGCTGGATGCTGAAGTTCTGCTGGCCGAAGCCGCGCAAGTATCGCGCGTCGAAATCCTGACCGGCACGCTCGTTGTCTCTTCTGAAGCATTACACAAATTCGATTCGATGGTTACGCGGCGCGCCGCTCGCGAGCCGGTCGCCTACATCGTCGGGCACAAGGAATTCTTCTCGCTCGATTTCGAAGTTACTCACGCGGTTCTGATCCCGCGGCCCGAAACCGAGTTTCTCGTCAGCGCCGCGCTCGAGGCGATCGCAGGCAAGCCCGGAGCACGGGTGCTCGACATCGGCACCGGCTCAGGCGCGATCGCGATTGCGATCGCCGTGAACGCTCCTGGAGCCATCGTGACCGCGGCCGATATTTCCGCTGAGGCGTTGGCAATCGCGCGCCGAAACGCGCGCCAACACCGTGTAGATGACCGCATGAGCTGCGCGCTGGCCGACGTCTACGAGGCGCTCGATAACAGCGAAGTACTTGGAACCTTCGATCTCATCGTGTCGAATCCGCCGTACGTCAGCGAAAAGTCACTCGCGCAACTGGCACCCGAAATTCTGATACACGAGCCGCGCGTCGCGCTGACGGACCATAGCGATGGTCTGCAATTCTATCGGCGAATCGCCCAGGGCGCGCGCTCGCACATGACGGACGACGCGCAATTGATGGTCGAAGCGGGCGCCGGTCAGGATCATGCAATCGTCGAAATCTTCGAGCGTGCCGGCCTTGCTCCGAACGGCGTGATCAACGATCTCGCGGGAATCCCACGCGTGGTGATCGCTTCAAATAGGCGTGCGTTTCCAAATACGCCGCGATGA
- the rpmE gene encoding 50S ribosomal protein L31 gives MKTGIHPDYRRCMVTCACGNTFETRSTVRELHVEVCSKCHPYYTGTQRLVDTAGRVERFKRKYGMK, from the coding sequence ATGAAAACTGGAATCCATCCTGACTATCGTCGCTGCATGGTCACTTGTGCCTGCGGCAACACCTTCGAAACGCGCTCAACGGTGCGTGAACTGCACGTCGAGGTCTGCTCGAAGTGCCATCCGTATTACACCGGCACACAGCGCCTGGTCGATACCGCGGGACGCGTCGAACGCTTCAAGCGCAAATACGGAATGAAGTAG
- a CDS encoding dihydrodipicolinate synthase family protein: protein MQSIDDYIPRPGLSIPIVTVLDGGGRVIEQEQRAVVRHALQGGAGADIIFAAGTNGEWDKIDNSHRQLVTQIAVEECHNVAEQLAKRVEAWAGITAHTRRETLENLEYAMEIEADAAVVAPLSIRDSHHPTEFVERDIGSLFNRMGRMIPIFLYDNADIAAPGHAPHMHTHDVKDMSRLPYVRGVKVTANKSVIGNYTRAASHFKSSHEFALYIGNAHLMFDLLAPPEGVGDRVRYHWNRYLTQRARPYGIVAGPANVQPREWQRAWQVCRSADRELMSLYEAALAEFREATAFKRGRKNVTPTIACLKAGLKEMGVISSEALAEGTLALSADERREFASRFAQLHEHALATLERGWVTEYDSPAGRAPALKTA from the coding sequence GTGCAGTCGATCGACGACTATATCCCGCGGCCCGGGCTTTCGATTCCGATCGTCACCGTCCTCGACGGCGGCGGCCGGGTGATCGAACAGGAGCAACGTGCCGTCGTTCGTCATGCGCTCCAGGGCGGCGCCGGCGCCGATATCATTTTCGCTGCAGGCACCAACGGCGAGTGGGATAAGATCGACAATTCGCATCGCCAGCTCGTGACACAGATCGCGGTCGAGGAATGCCACAACGTCGCGGAGCAGCTGGCTAAGCGGGTCGAGGCATGGGCCGGTATCACCGCACATACGCGCCGCGAGACACTTGAGAATCTCGAATACGCGATGGAGATCGAAGCCGACGCCGCAGTCGTCGCGCCGCTTTCGATCCGCGACTCGCACCATCCGACCGAGTTCGTCGAGCGTGACATCGGTTCGCTATTCAACCGCATGGGCCGGATGATTCCGATCTTCCTCTACGACAACGCCGATATCGCCGCGCCCGGTCACGCCCCGCATATGCATACGCACGACGTCAAGGACATGAGCCGGCTTCCATATGTGCGCGGGGTCAAGGTGACGGCCAACAAGAGCGTGATCGGCAACTACACGCGCGCCGCCTCGCACTTCAAATCGAGTCACGAATTCGCGCTCTACATCGGCAATGCGCACCTGATGTTCGATCTGTTGGCGCCGCCCGAGGGCGTCGGCGATCGCGTGCGGTACCACTGGAATCGCTATCTGACGCAGCGCGCGCGGCCGTACGGCATTGTCGCCGGTCCCGCCAACGTGCAGCCGCGCGAATGGCAACGGGCGTGGCAGGTATGCCGCTCCGCCGATCGCGAGCTGATGAGCCTCTACGAGGCCGCGCTCGCCGAATTTCGCGAGGCCACCGCATTCAAGCGTGGGCGCAAGAACGTCACGCCAACGATCGCGTGCCTCAAAGCCGGGCTCAAAGAGATGGGCGTGATATCGAGCGAGGCGCTGGCGGAAGGAACGCTCGCGCTATCGGCCGACGAGCGGCGCGAATTCGCATCGCGCTTCGCCCAGCTCCATGAGCATGCCCTCGCGACGCTTGAGCGCGGATGGGTCACCGAATACGATTCGCCCGCCGGCCGCGCGCCGGCGTTGAAGACCGCCTAG